One Aphidius gifuensis isolate YNYX2018 linkage group LG5, ASM1490517v1, whole genome shotgun sequence genomic region harbors:
- the LOC122856240 gene encoding myrosinase 1-like, which translates to MTLLYIIGIIQFVYVFSWISGESNLKFPEEFKIGVGGSAYQTEGAWNIDGKSPSNWDVFSHNKNNSIVDGENGDVATDSYHKYKEDIKILKDTGFQFYRLSLSWSRILPAGVDNITNNKGIQHYKNVLDELHKNGIEPFVTIYHWDHPDVLDQTGGWLNETIVDHFVNYAKIVFQEFGSRVKFWTTINEPIAYCYWGYGKGAFPIGKEEPSLSKAYRCGYNMLQAHAKVYHLYNDTFRINNSQIGIVNSCWNFYSIDKNDTESSDIAFQYNCGWLSHPIFTENGDYPDVMIKRINENSQLEGLSTSRLPILTPQLIQEIKNTADYFGLNYYTSRISESIKKSSVNGWFEDSGIKISENKSWPVDSASWLQIVPKGLGDLLRKIKNEYNNPPIYILGNGLATDLSHNDTSRINYLYSHMEETLLAINRDGCNIKGYTVWSLLDNFEWLDGYTKSYGIVHVDHQNLNRPRSPRLSVTWLKEILKNRQLMTLNDIYNSSNYH; encoded by the exons atgacattattgtatattattggAATAATACAATTTGTTTACGTTTTTTCATg gaTATCTGGCGAAAGCAATCTTAAATTTCcagaagaatttaaaattggCGTTGGTGGTTCTGCTTATCAAACAGAAGGAGCATGGAATATCGatg gTAAATCACCAAGTAATTGGGATGTATTTAgtcacaataaaaataattcaatagttGATGGTGAAAATGGTGATGTTGCAACTGATTCATATCACAAATATAAAgaagatattaaaattttaaaagacacTGGA tttcaaTTTTATCGGCTATCACTAAGTTGGTCTAGAATTTTACCAGCTGGAGTTGATAacataacaaataataaaggaatacaacattataaaaatgttttagatGAACTTCATAAAAATGGAATTGAACCATTTGTTACTATTTATCATTGGGATCATCCTGATGTTTTAGATCAAACAGGAGGATGGTTAAatgaaacaattgttgatcattttgtaaattatgcTAAAATTGTATTTCAAGAATTTGGATCAAGAGTTAAATTTTGGACAACAATTAATGAACCAATTGCTTATTGTTATTGGGGCTATGGAAAAGGAGCATTTCCaattg GAAAAGAAGAACCAAGTTTATCTAAAGCATACAGATGTGGTTATAATATGTTGCAAGCACATGCTAAAGTTTATCATTTGTACAATGATACATTTAGAATAAATAACAGTCAAATTGGAATTGTTAATTCTTGTTGGAATTTTTAtagtattgataaaaatgatacagAAAGTTCTGATATTGCATTTCAATATAATTGTGGGTGGTTATCACATCCAATATTTACTGAAAATGGAGATTATCCAGATGTTATGATCAaaagaataaatgaaaatagtcAATTAGAAGGTTTATCAACGTCAAGATTACCAATCCTAACACCACAATTAATACAAGAAATTaa aaataCTGCTGATTATTTtggattaaattattatacatcaagAATAAGTGAAAGTATCAAAAAATCATCTGTTAATGGATGGTTTGAAGATTCTGGCATTAAAataagtgaaaataaaagttgGCCAGTTGATTCAGCTTCTTGGCttcaa aTTGTTCCAAAAGGTTTAGGTGatttattgagaaaaataaaaaatgaatataataatccaccaatttatatattggGAAATGGTCTTGCAACTGATTTAAGTCATAATGACACAtcaagaattaattatttatattcacataTGGAAGAAACATTACTAGCTATTAATCGTGATGGATGTAATATTAAAGGATACACTGTTTGGAGTCTGCTAGATAATTTCGAATGGCTCGATGGATATAc caagtCTTATGGTATTGTACATGttgatcatcaaaatttaaatcgtCCAAGATCACCAAGACTTTCAGTGACTTggttaaaagaaattttaaaaaatcgtcaATTAATGACACTTAATGATATTTACAATTCttcaaattatcattaa
- the LOC122856956 gene encoding myrosinase 1-like, whose translation MKIIIVTTCLIILPCLIKCEDKSFLKIPNNLKIGAATSAYQIEGGWNTSDKGQSNWDDFTHSKSHLILDGSNGDIACDSFNKYKEDVQLLKNVGFNHYRLSINWARILPTGFANKISKEGIQYYKNVIDELHSQGIEPFVTLFHWDIPNVIAKMGGWTNELIVDYFTDYARVVFRELGPKVKVWITLNEPNVDCSEAYDKETHAPGLNMPGIGSYMCGHNMLKAHARVYRMYQEEFKKTQNGILGISISSSYWFSKNKNEPESGDIAFQNGCGWFLNPIFSKDGDYPPIMRKRIDENSKLEGHPKSRLPVFSPEWIEYIKGTFDYFGVNHYSSRYTENVPYNNITGWYDDTGIIESVNQSWPRGASSWLYVVPEGIGELLRKIKNDYNNPPIYILENGYSNYGNETNINDINRIDYLYSYMKEMLVAINRDGCNVKAYTVWSVLDNFEWSKGYTERFGIYHVDFNHENRTRTPRLSVAWLTEVIRSKQLISFDEFKAKFM comes from the exons atgaagattattattgtaacaacttgtttgataattttaccATG tttaattaaatgtgaagataaaagttttttaaaaattccgaATAATCTAAAAATTGGCGCAGCAACATCAGCATATCAAATTGAGGGAGGCTGGAATACAAGTG ATAAAGGACAAAGTAATTGGGATGATTTTACTCATTCAAAAAGTCATTTAATTCTTGATGGTAGCAATGGTGATATTGCATGTGattcattcaataaatacaaagaagatgttcaattattaaaaaatgttgga tTTAATCATTAtcgtttatcaataaattggGCAAGAATTTTACCAACTGGTTTTGctaataaaataagtaaagaAGGAAtacaatattacaaaaatgttattgatgaattaCATTCACAAGGAATTGAACCATTTGTAACACTATTTCATTGGGATATTCCTAATGTCATTGCAAAAATGGGAGGATGGACCAATGAATTGATAGTTGATTATTTTACTGATTATGCAAGAGTTGTTTTTAGAGAACTTGGACCTAAGGTTAAAGTTTGGATAACACTCAATGAGCCAAATGTCGATTGTTCTGAAGCATATGATAAAGAAACTCATGCTCCAG GTTTGAATATGCCTGGTATTGGTTCATATATGTGTGGACATAATATGTTAAAAGCTCATGCTCGTGTTTACAGAATGTATCaagaagaatttaaaaaaacccaAAATGGAATACTTGGAATATCAATAAGTTCTTCTTATtggttttcaaaaaataaaaatgaaccaGAAAGTGGTGATATAGCATTTCAAAATGGTTGTGGATGGTTTCTTAAtccaatattttcaaaagatGGAGATTATCCACCAATAATGAGAAAaagaattgatgaaaatagtaAACTAGAAGGACATCCAAAATCAAGGCTTCCTGTTTTTTCACCTGAATGGATTGAATATATCaa AGGAACATTTGATTATTTTGGTGTAAATCATTACTCATCAAGATACACTGAAAATGTAccttataataatattactggATGGTATGATGACACAGGTATAATTGAAAGTGTAAATCAAAGCTGGCCACGTGGTGCTTCAAGTTGGTTATAC GTTGTTCCTGAAGGTATAGGAGaattattgagaaaaataaaaaatgattacaaTAATCcaccaatatatattttagaaaatggTTATTCTAATTATGGTAATGAAACAAATATCAATGACATTAATagaattgattatttatattcttacATGAAGGAAATGTTAGTGGCAATTAATCGTGATGGTTGTAATGTCAAAGCATACACTGTTTGGAGTGTATTGGACAATTTCGAATGGAGTAAAGGATATAC AGAACGTTTTGGAATTTATCATGTTGATTTTAATCATGAAAATCGTACAAGAACACCACGATTATCAGTTGCTTGGTTGACTGAAGTTATTCGttcaaaacaattaatatcttTTGATGAATTCAAAGCCAAGTTCATGTAA
- the LOC122856955 gene encoding myrosinase 1-like: MIFFFDKSFIIILLINLLYSQCIAENTCFPSGFKIGVASSAYQTEGAWNVSDKGINNWDTFTHGKNQGNSNEDNTGDIASDSYNKYKEDIQIISDIGFDYYRLSLSWARILPNGFANKISEEGVQHYKNVLDELHAKGIEPFVTIYHWDHPDVLDKLGGWTNELMVDYFEDYARIVFQEFGSRVKLWATINEPNINCLSSYSTGVYAPGFKMPGIGPYICVHNMLKAHTRAYEIYDEEFRQINNGKIGIVIAGFYHFSVEENDTESSDVAFQYESGWIAHPIFSKNGDYPPVMKERIGENSKLEGYPRSRLPEFSPDWIQRIKGTSDYFGLNHYSSNLVKSVPKNPITGWINDSGIVSSVDKSWMRAASIWLSVVPKGFRSILNKIKCEYNNPPVFITENGYSGYANESDIQDINRINYFYSYIEEMLLAINVDGCNVHRYTAWSILDSFEWDMEYKERFGIVHVDFNNPNRTRTPRLSASWLGCVLNRRKLISFDEFNANRI; this comes from the exons atgatttttttttttgataaatcatttatcattattttattgataaatttattgtattcaCAATG taTTGCTGAAAATACATGTTTTCCAAGTGGATTTAAAATTGGTGTTGCAAGTTCAGCTTATCAGACTGAAGGCGCATGGAATGTCAGTG ataaaGGAATAAATAATTGGGACACTTTTACTCATGGTAAAAATCAAGGAAATAGCAATGAAGACAATACTGGAGATATTGCCTCTGATTCATACAATAAATACAAAGAAGATATTCAAATTATCAGTGATATTGga tttgatTATTATCGTTTATCGTTGAGCTGGGCAAGAATATTACCAAATGGTTTTGCTAATAAAATAAGTGAAGAAGGAgtacaacattataaaaatgttttagatGAACTTCATGCAAAAGGAATTGAACCATTTGTCACTATTTATCACTGGGATCATCCTGATGTTTTAGATAAATTAGGAGGATGGACAAATGAATTAATGGTTGATTATTTTGAAGATTATGCTCGAATTGTATTTCAAGAATTTGGATCAAGAGTTAAATTATGGGCAACAATAAATGAACCAAATATTAATTGTCTAAGTAGTTATAGCACTGGTGTATATGCTCCag gATTTAAAATGCCAGGAATAGGACCATATATTTGTGTTCATAATATGTTAAAAGCACATACTAGAGCTTATGAAATTTATGATGAAGAATttcgacaaataaataatggtaaaattgGTATTGTAATTGCtggtttttatcatttttctgTTGAAGAAAATGATACAGAAAGTTCTGATGTAGCTTTTCAATATGAATCTGGATGGATTGCACATCcaatattttcgaaaaatgGTGATTATCCACCAGTAATGAAAGAAAGAATTGGTGAAAATAGCAAATTAGAAGGTTATCCAAGATCAAGACTTCCAGAATTTTCACCTGACTGGATTCAACGTATAAa aggtACATCTGATTATTTCGGTTTGAATCATTACTCATCAAATTTGGTAAAGAGTGTTCCTAAAAATCCTATAACAGGTTGGATCAATGACTCTGGTATTGTTAGTAGTGTTGATAAAAGTTGGATGAGAGCTGCATCAATATGGTTGAGT gttGTTCCAAAAGGATTTAgaagtatattaaataaaataaaatgtgaatACAATAATCCACCTGTATTCATCACGGAAAATGGGTATTCCGGTTATGCTAATGAATCTGATATTCAAGatattaatagaataaattatttttattcttacaTAGAAGAAATGCTTCTTGCTATAAATGTTGATGGATGTAATGTTCATAGATATACAGCATGGAGTATACTTGATAGTTTTGAATGGGATATGGAATACAA agaACGTTTTGGAATTGTTcatgttgattttaataatccaAATCGAACAAGAACACCACGACTATCTGCTTCTTGGCTTGGCTGTGTTTTAAAtagaagaaaattaatatcttttgatgaatttaatgcaaatagaatttaa
- the LOC122856957 gene encoding myrosinase 1-like isoform X2: MIQDKSNGDIAADTYHKYKEDIQLMKKAGFNHFRLSLSWARILPTGFADKVSQDGVQYYKNVLDELHANNIEPIVTIYHFDHPDALEKVSGWLNETMVEAFADYARFVFSEFGSRVKVWTTINAPTFLCNYGYGSGTSAPGLQMPGVGPYICVHNMLKAHARAYRIYDEEFRKTQHGQVGVVVSCGHFFPINKNDTESPDIAYQYECGWFAHPVFSNKGDYPSIMRKRIDENSKLQGYPKSRLPVFSSEWIKYIRGTYDYLGLNHYSSNMVDSVEKDEQTGWYDDSGIIQSVNDSWPSIGSGMKTVPHGFSGLLRKIKEEYNNPIVYVMENGVADYGHKLNIIDFERVNFYYSYMKEMILAITRDGCNVKKYTIWSFLDSFEWGRGYTERYGIVYVNFTDPNRSRTPRQSYYWLKYINNKRNLLSLEEFNNQ; the protein is encoded by the exons ATGATACAAGATAAAAGTAATGGTGATATTGCAGCAGACACTTATCATAAATACAAAGAAGATATTCAACTTATGAAAAAAGCTGGT tttaatcaTTTTCGATTATCATTGAGCTGGGCGAGAATATTACCAACTGGATTTGCTGATAAAGTAAGTCAAGATGGAGtacaatattacaaaaatgttCTTGACGAATTACatgcaaataatattgaacCAATTGTAACAATATATCACTTTGATCATCCTGATGCACTTGAAAAAGTATCAGGATGGTTAAATGAAACAATGGTTGAGGCATTTGCTGACTATGCAAGATTTGTTTTTAGTGAATTTGGTTCTAGAGTTAAAGTTTGGACAACAATTAATGCACCAACTTTTCTTTGTAATTACGGCTACGGAAGTGGAACTTCTGCACCAg GTTTACAAATGCCGGGAGTTGGTCCATATATTTGTGTTCATAATATGTTAAAAGCTCATGCCCGAGCATATCGAATTTACGATGAAGAATTTCGTAAAACACAGCATGGACAAGTTGGAGTTGTTGTAAGTTGTGgtcatttttttccaattaataaaaatgatacagAAAGTCCAGATATAGCATATCAATATGAGTGTGGATGGTTTGCACATCctgtattttcaaataaaggAGATTATCCATCAATAATGAGAAAaagaattgatgaaaatagtaaattacAAGGTTATCCAAAATCTAGACTTCCTGTGTTTTCATCTGAGTGGATTAAATATATTAG agGAACTTATGATTATCTTGGATTAAATCATTACTCATCAAACATGGTAGATAGTGTTGAAAAAGATGAACAAACAGGATGGTATGATGACAGTGGTATTATTCAAAGTGTTAATGATTCTTGGCCAAGTATTGGAAGTGGTATGaag aCAGTACCACATGGTTTTAGtggattattgagaaaaataaaagaagaatatAATAATCCAATTGTTTATGTTATGGAAAATGGTGTTGCTGACTATggtcataaattaaatatcatagatTTTGAAagagttaatttttattattcttatatgAAAGAAATGATATTGGCTATTACACGTGATGGatgtaatgttaaaaaatatacaatttggAGTTTTTTAGATAGTTTTGAGTGGGGTAGAGGATACac AGAAAGGTATGGAATTGTTTACGTAAATTTTACTGATCCAAATCGATCGAGAACACCACGACAGTCTTATTATTGgttgaaatatattaacaacaaaagaaATCTGTTGTCTCTGgaagaatttaataatcaataa
- the LOC122856239 gene encoding myrosinase 1-like, with product MIVFLIEIISILPWCINAMDKNFSDIPKSLEIGIASSAYQIEGAWDIDDKSPSNWDTFSHNYPDKIAARVNGDVACDSYNKYADDIKWLKKGGFKFYRFSLSWSRILPAGSGTKTSKKGIDYYNRVIDKLIENNITPYLSIYHWDHPASLDDIGGWLNSTIVEKFANYARIAFQEFGDRVKFWTTINEPYSICTHAYGTGYFAPGLKLNEVGAYKCGHNILKAHARAYEIYDNEFRYKQHGKIGITNTCMNFFPINNNEIKSSKIAFEFNCGWFANPIFSKNGDYPKIMKKRIKLNSHYKGYKNSILPKFSFKWIRRIRNTSDYFGLNYYTAKMTENVELNNVTGWDDYSGVRLSNNESWTVGTHSWLNIVPHGLSSLLKLIKNKYDNKPIYILENGFPTDGSMQDDDRIDYLYLHMKQVLMAIKNYKCNVKAYTIWTLLDNFEWAGGFSSPFGLIYVNFTDPNRERIPRKSYQWLKTVLSQQKLIL from the exons ATGATcgtatttttaatagaaattataTCTATTTTACCATG GTGCATTAATGCgatggataaaaatttttctgatATACCAAAATCATTGGAAATTGGAATTGCAAGCTCGGCTTATCAAATTGAAGGAGCCTGGGATATtgatg ataAAAGTCCAAGTAATTGGGATACATTTTCTCATAATTATCCTGATAAAATTGCTGCACGAGTTAATGGCGATGTAGCATGTGATTCGTACAATAAATATGCAGACGATATTAAATGGTTAAAAAAAGGAGGA tttaaattttatagattttcTTTAAGTTGGTCCAGAATTTTACCAGCAGGAAGTGGTACAAAAACGAGTAAAAAAGGAATTGATTATTACAATAGAGTTATTGATAaacttattgaaaataatatcacgccatatttatcaatatatcatTGGGATCATCCTGCTTCATTGGATGATATTGGTGGTTGGTTAAACTCaacaattgttgaaaaatttgcaaattatGCAAGAATTGCATTCCAAGAATTTGGTGATAGAGTCAAATTTTGGACAACAATTAATGAGCCATATTCCATATGTACACATGCATATGGTACTGGCTATTTTGCACCag gactaaaattaaatgaagttGGTGCATATAAATGtggacataatattttaaaagcacATGCACGTGCATatgaaatttatgataatgaatttCGTTATAAACAACATGGTAAAATTGGTATTACAAATAcatgtatgaatttttttccaattaataataatgaaataaaaagtagTAAAATtgcatttgaatttaattgtgGTTGGTTTGCAAATccaatattttctaaaaatggTGATTATccaaaaattatgaaaaaaagaattaaattaaatagtcaTTATAAAGgatataaaaattctattcttcctaaattttcatttaaatggATACGAAGAATAag aaatacaTCAGATTATTTtggattaaattattatactgcaaaaatgactgaaaatgttgaattaaataatgttactGGATGGGATGATTATTCGGGTGTTcgtttatcaaataatgaaaGTTGGACTGTTGGTACTCATTCATGGCTTAAT atCGTACCACATGGTTTATCAAGTttacttaaattaattaaaaataaatatgataataagccaatttatatattggaAAATGGATTTCCAACAGATGGTAGTATGCAAGATGATGATAGAAttgattatttgtatttacaCATGAAACAAGTTTTAATggctattaaaaattataaatgtaatgTTAAAGCTTATACTATTTGGACTCTTTTAGATAATTTTGAGTGGGCTGGTGGGTTCTC GTCACCATTTGGATTGATTTACGTTAATTTTACAGATCCAAATCGTGAAAGAATACCAAGAAAATCTTATCAATGGTTGAAAACTGTTTTaagtcaacaaaaattaattctttaa
- the LOC122856958 gene encoding uncharacterized protein LOC122856958, which translates to MACMTPAFVHIIHCWGNFSEFIVCLPIQGAASIGFLKYCLILAKQSMISKIINIINDDWELYNKTQKISEAMHISAVKGSQFTLYYIYFMTAAAILFSASSYIPIVLDIVNPLNESRLKTFPYEVDYVDSSNVYSYMRIHILWLIVAFILIVWIFTTDCFILMMVEHCSSLFHVVGVILEELETKNSRNTEKHEKNIISRAIVVHQHAIMLSELIESFVTVMYGAVFLIDMTIISIGGFHMILKWEDKNEVMKMAVFIITLSSVLFFNTIPSQRLINNSENVFYRIADCQWTDLTVKSQILIQMMLIRSIQVSTLTAGKVYPINMKNFSKIMKTSMSFFTVMKSMQ; encoded by the exons ATGGCATGTATGACTCCAGcg ttTGTACATATAATTCATTGTTGGGGAAATTTTAGTGAATTTATAGTATGTTTACCGATCCAAGGAGCTGCTAGCATTGGATTTCTAAAATATTGCTTAATACTTGCTAAACAATCTatg atttcaaaaattattaatattattaatgatgattgggaattatataataaaacacaaaaaattagtGAAGCAATGCATATTAGTGCTGTTAAAGGATCTCAATTTACactatattatatat ATTTTATGACTGCAGcagcaatattattttcagcaaGTTCTTACATTCCAATTGTACTAGATATAGTTAATCCACTAAATGAAAGTCGTCTAAAAACATTTCCCTATGAAGTTGATTATGTTGATAGTTCAAATGTATATTCTTATATGCGAATTCACATACTATGGCTTATAgttgcttttattttaattgtatggATTTTTACAAcagattgttttattttgatgatggtTGAACATTGTTCAAGTTTATTTCATGTAGTTGG TGTTATATTAGAAGaattagaaacaaaaaattcaagaaatactgaaaaacatgaaaaaaatattatttctcgtGCTATTGTTGTTCATCAACATGCTATTAT GTTATCAGAACTGATAGAAAGTTTTGTAACTGTAATGTATGGTGCTGTTTTTTTAATCGACATGACTATAATAAGTATCGGAGGTTTtcat atgatcCTAAAATGGGAAGATAAAAATGAAGTTATGAAAATGgctgtttttataattactttgagttcagtattattttttaatacaataccAAGTCAACgtttaataaacaatagtgaaaatgttttttatagaat tgCTGATTGCCAATGGACTGACCTAACAGTCAAAtcacaaattttaattcaaatgatgCTTATAAGAAGTATTCAAGTCAGTACGTTAACAGCGGGAAAAGTATATCCaattaacatgaaaaattttagtaaaataatgaaaacttCAATGTCTTTTTTTACGGTAATGAAATCAATGCAATAG
- the LOC122856957 gene encoding myrosinase 1-like isoform X1, translating into MLTFVIKILIILPCFIKADDEKFFYLPDDLKIGISSSSYQTEGAWNLSDKSPSIWDVYTHSNIDMIQDKSNGDIAADTYHKYKEDIQLMKKAGFNHFRLSLSWARILPTGFADKVSQDGVQYYKNVLDELHANNIEPIVTIYHFDHPDALEKVSGWLNETMVEAFADYARFVFSEFGSRVKVWTTINAPTFLCNYGYGSGTSAPGLQMPGVGPYICVHNMLKAHARAYRIYDEEFRKTQHGQVGVVVSCGHFFPINKNDTESPDIAYQYECGWFAHPVFSNKGDYPSIMRKRIDENSKLQGYPKSRLPVFSSEWIKYIRGTYDYLGLNHYSSNMVDSVEKDEQTGWYDDSGIIQSVNDSWPSIGSGMKTVPHGFSGLLRKIKEEYNNPIVYVMENGVADYGHKLNIIDFERVNFYYSYMKEMILAITRDGCNVKKYTIWSFLDSFEWGRGYTERYGIVYVNFTDPNRSRTPRQSYYWLKYINNKRNLLSLEEFNNQ; encoded by the exons atgttaacatttgtaattaaaattttaataattttaccatg tTTCATTAAAgcagatgatgaaaaatttttttatttaccggatgatttaaaaattggaaTTTCAAGTTCTTCCTACCAAACTGAGGGGGCATGGAATTTAtctg ATAAATCACCAAGCATTTGGGATGTATATACTCATAGCAACATCGACATGATACAAGATAAAAGTAATGGTGATATTGCAGCAGACACTTATCATAAATACAAAGAAGATATTCAACTTATGAAAAAAGCTGGT tttaatcaTTTTCGATTATCATTGAGCTGGGCGAGAATATTACCAACTGGATTTGCTGATAAAGTAAGTCAAGATGGAGtacaatattacaaaaatgttCTTGACGAATTACatgcaaataatattgaacCAATTGTAACAATATATCACTTTGATCATCCTGATGCACTTGAAAAAGTATCAGGATGGTTAAATGAAACAATGGTTGAGGCATTTGCTGACTATGCAAGATTTGTTTTTAGTGAATTTGGTTCTAGAGTTAAAGTTTGGACAACAATTAATGCACCAACTTTTCTTTGTAATTACGGCTACGGAAGTGGAACTTCTGCACCAg GTTTACAAATGCCGGGAGTTGGTCCATATATTTGTGTTCATAATATGTTAAAAGCTCATGCCCGAGCATATCGAATTTACGATGAAGAATTTCGTAAAACACAGCATGGACAAGTTGGAGTTGTTGTAAGTTGTGgtcatttttttccaattaataaaaatgatacagAAAGTCCAGATATAGCATATCAATATGAGTGTGGATGGTTTGCACATCctgtattttcaaataaaggAGATTATCCATCAATAATGAGAAAaagaattgatgaaaatagtaaattacAAGGTTATCCAAAATCTAGACTTCCTGTGTTTTCATCTGAGTGGATTAAATATATTAG agGAACTTATGATTATCTTGGATTAAATCATTACTCATCAAACATGGTAGATAGTGTTGAAAAAGATGAACAAACAGGATGGTATGATGACAGTGGTATTATTCAAAGTGTTAATGATTCTTGGCCAAGTATTGGAAGTGGTATGaag aCAGTACCACATGGTTTTAGtggattattgagaaaaataaaagaagaatatAATAATCCAATTGTTTATGTTATGGAAAATGGTGTTGCTGACTATggtcataaattaaatatcatagatTTTGAAagagttaatttttattattcttatatgAAAGAAATGATATTGGCTATTACACGTGATGGatgtaatgttaaaaaatatacaatttggAGTTTTTTAGATAGTTTTGAGTGGGGTAGAGGATACac AGAAAGGTATGGAATTGTTTACGTAAATTTTACTGATCCAAATCGATCGAGAACACCACGACAGTCTTATTATTGgttgaaatatattaacaacaaaagaaATCTGTTGTCTCTGgaagaatttaataatcaataa